The following proteins are encoded in a genomic region of Thermococcus henrietii:
- a CDS encoding iron-sulfur cluster assembly protein, whose translation MKVYSPDREWPEPYRAVIEELKKITDPVTGGDILDSGVVAGLEVTDDTLKIWLRFESHAEYNIIGESPIAYSKIIGDIMERFALVKFDNVYVYDLGNHVVGKFENRKGYRPEDLSEEKV comes from the coding sequence ATGAAGGTTTACAGTCCGGATAGGGAGTGGCCCGAGCCATACAGGGCCGTGATTGAGGAGCTGAAGAAAATAACCGACCCGGTTACCGGTGGTGACATCCTCGATTCCGGGGTTGTGGCGGGCCTTGAGGTCACGGACGACACGCTCAAAATCTGGCTTCGCTTTGAGAGCCACGCCGAGTACAACATAATAGGCGAGAGCCCCATAGCCTACTCCAAGATAATCGGCGATATAATGGAGCGCTTTGCCCTCGTTAAGTTCGACAACGTCTACGTCTACGACCTCGGCAACCACGTTGTTGGAAAGTTCGAGAACAGGAAGGGTTACAGGCCTGAAGACCTCTCCGAGGAGAAGGTTTGA
- the rd gene encoding rubredoxin: MAKWRCIICGYIYDEDEGDPDNGIEPGTKFEDLPEDWVCPLCGAPKDQFEKIE; the protein is encoded by the coding sequence GTGGCAAAGTGGAGATGCATAATCTGTGGATACATCTACGATGAGGACGAGGGCGACCCGGACAACGGGATAGAGCCCGGAACCAAGTTTGAAGACCTTCCCGAGGATTGGGTCTGCCCGCTCTGCGGTGCGCCCAAGGACCAGTTTGAAAAGATAGAGTGA
- a CDS encoding iron-sulfur cluster assembly protein, protein MPLLNFLRPKKRPEPGPRKDLPGEVKRVVKLLERVRDPETDLNIVEEGLVYGLTVEGERVEVFLLMARSTPECHACQMLAINIQRRILDEIVSILKTEGFNTVKVYNELGLLLAEG, encoded by the coding sequence ATGCCCCTCCTGAACTTTTTAAGGCCCAAAAAGAGGCCGGAGCCGGGTCCGAGGAAGGACCTTCCCGGGGAAGTCAAGCGTGTTGTGAAGCTACTTGAAAGGGTTAGGGATCCGGAAACGGACTTAAACATCGTCGAGGAGGGCCTCGTCTACGGCCTCACCGTTGAAGGTGAGCGCGTCGAGGTCTTTCTCCTCATGGCCCGCTCCACGCCGGAGTGCCACGCCTGCCAGATGCTGGCGATAAACATCCAGAGGAGGATACTGGACGAGATAGTTTCGATTCTTAAAACGGAAGGATTTAATACCGTGAAGGTGTATAACGAACTCGGACTGCTTTTAGCGGAGGGATGA
- a CDS encoding ferritin family protein, producing the protein MITELDEGLPLERIKDFSLEELLGMAIKAEIGAREFYESLAERVEIGELKEKVSWLAGEEKKHEELLRKIYADFLPGKEVVFPKEHIGPELQPVARKLDKVEDVIDLIRWAMKAEEIAAKFYAELENMVEDERKKRLMRYLSDMEWGHYYNLKAEYELLPDWAMYDQMMHVGP; encoded by the coding sequence ATGATAACTGAACTCGACGAGGGGCTTCCCCTCGAACGGATTAAGGACTTCTCGCTTGAGGAGCTCCTCGGAATGGCCATAAAGGCCGAAATCGGCGCGAGGGAGTTCTACGAGAGCTTGGCCGAGAGGGTTGAGATAGGGGAGCTAAAGGAGAAGGTGAGCTGGCTCGCCGGCGAGGAGAAGAAGCACGAGGAACTGCTGAGGAAGATTTACGCTGACTTCCTCCCCGGAAAAGAAGTGGTCTTTCCGAAGGAGCACATAGGACCGGAGCTCCAGCCCGTTGCCAGGAAGCTTGATAAAGTGGAAGACGTAATCGACCTAATCAGGTGGGCGATGAAGGCCGAGGAGATAGCGGCTAAGTTCTACGCCGAGCTTGAGAACATGGTTGAGGACGAGAGGAAGAAGAGGCTAATGCGCTACCTCAGCGACATGGAGTGGGGACATTACTACAACCTTAAAGCTGAATACGAGCTCCTCCCCGATTGGGCGATGTACGACCAGATGATGCACGTCGGGCCTTAA
- a CDS encoding rubrerythrin family protein translates to MPVERAMTKKFLEDAFAGESMAHMKYLIFAEQAEKEGFPKVAKLFRAIAYAEFVHAKNHFIALGKLGKTEENLKEAIAGETFEVEEMYPVYKNAAEFQGENEAVRSTHYALEAEKLHAELYEKAKETVAKGEDIEVKKVYICPVCGYTAVDEAPERCPVCGLPGEKFVVFE, encoded by the coding sequence ATGCCCGTTGAGAGAGCTATGACTAAGAAGTTTTTGGAGGACGCCTTCGCAGGCGAGAGCATGGCCCACATGAAGTACCTGATTTTTGCCGAGCAGGCCGAGAAGGAGGGCTTTCCGAAGGTTGCCAAGCTTTTTAGAGCGATAGCCTACGCGGAGTTCGTCCACGCGAAGAACCACTTCATAGCTTTGGGCAAGCTCGGAAAGACCGAGGAGAACCTGAAGGAGGCCATAGCGGGCGAGACCTTTGAGGTCGAGGAGATGTACCCCGTTTACAAGAACGCCGCCGAGTTCCAAGGTGAGAATGAGGCCGTCAGGAGCACACACTACGCCCTTGAGGCCGAGAAGCTCCACGCCGAGCTTTACGAGAAGGCCAAGGAGACGGTTGCGAAGGGCGAGGACATCGAGGTTAAGAAGGTCTATATCTGCCCGGTTTGCGGGTACACGGCGGTCGACGAGGCCCCGGAGCGCTGTCCCGTGTGCGGTCTGCCGGGCGAAAAGTTCGTGGTCTTTGAGTGA
- a CDS encoding class II SORL domain-containing protein — protein MLSETVKSGDWKGEKHVPVIEYEKEGDLVRVEVSVGKEIPHPNTPEHHIAWIELYFHPEGENFPILVGRVAFTNHSDPLTEPRAVFFFRTSKKGKLYALSYCNLHGLWENEVALE, from the coding sequence ATGCTGAGCGAAACGGTAAAGAGTGGAGACTGGAAGGGGGAGAAGCACGTCCCCGTTATAGAGTACGAGAAGGAGGGCGACCTCGTCAGGGTCGAGGTCAGCGTTGGCAAGGAGATACCGCACCCGAACACCCCGGAGCACCACATAGCGTGGATTGAGCTCTACTTCCACCCCGAGGGGGAGAACTTCCCGATTCTCGTCGGCAGGGTTGCCTTCACCAACCACAGCGACCCGCTGACCGAGCCGAGGGCGGTCTTCTTCTTCAGGACGAGCAAGAAGGGCAAGCTCTACGCGCTCAGCTACTGCAACCTGCACGGCCTCTGGGAGAACGAGGTCGCGCTCGAGTGA
- a CDS encoding rRNA adenine N-6-methyltransferase family protein, whose amino-acid sequence MAMPFNPAFADALDNPERRRTLPVKEILRYLLVLKMERKVAVDVGAGTGYLTVPLSWVFERVYAVEANPKMAELLQGNIECRGIANVEVILSEKPPELPERPNLVAFFPLAPRGR is encoded by the coding sequence ATGGCCATGCCCTTCAATCCCGCCTTCGCGGACGCTCTCGACAACCCCGAGCGCAGGAGGACGCTTCCGGTAAAGGAGATACTGCGCTATCTACTGGTCCTGAAGATGGAGCGAAAGGTTGCCGTTGACGTTGGAGCGGGGACCGGCTACCTCACCGTCCCGCTCTCGTGGGTCTTTGAGAGGGTTTACGCGGTCGAAGCGAACCCGAAGATGGCAGAGCTACTGCAGGGGAACATCGAGTGCAGGGGCATCGCGAACGTTGAGGTAATCCTCTCCGAGAAACCGCCCGAGCTTCCGGAGAGGCCAAACCTCGTTGCTTTTTTCCCTCTCGCTCCACGAGGTCGGTGA
- a CDS encoding FprA family A-type flavoprotein: protein MVKARVEKLCTDPELYIIRIDDDEIKYFEATWYIPEGITYNAYLMKLKDAVVLFDTTKADYADLFLEKLKELVNPEEITHIIVHHTEPDHSGALPKVLKANNYKAQVIGTAFARNLLEGFYGKDVVKNFKVVKDGEEMSIGGKTFRFITVPWLHWPDTMITYVVEDKLIFSCDAGGGYSIPETIDDSDEEVVQRYLPYVTKYIVTVIGHYHKYIVQNLKKLKNLGIVDDARMILPGHGIAWCHNPKRIFEFYERVGAGVPEKDKVLVVYDSMYGFVERRMEIVLDELKKLGKKPVVYRFTDREAPAVSDILGEVPSAEAIVIGASTFEAEIHPRIRYTLFEMLDKANYEKPVLIVGAYGWGGVAGRKIETLITRSKFDHVATVESKGMPTEEDEAKLREAVRKLVEWAS from the coding sequence ATGGTGAAGGCCAGAGTTGAGAAGCTCTGCACCGACCCGGAGCTCTACATCATCAGGATTGACGATGATGAGATTAAGTACTTCGAGGCAACCTGGTACATCCCCGAGGGGATAACCTACAACGCCTATCTGATGAAGCTGAAGGACGCGGTTGTGCTCTTCGACACGACCAAGGCGGACTACGCCGACCTGTTCCTCGAAAAGCTGAAGGAACTCGTGAATCCGGAGGAGATAACGCACATCATCGTCCACCACACCGAGCCGGACCACAGCGGGGCACTGCCAAAAGTTCTCAAGGCCAACAACTATAAAGCCCAGGTCATCGGAACGGCCTTCGCGAGGAACCTGCTCGAGGGCTTCTACGGAAAAGACGTCGTCAAGAACTTCAAGGTCGTTAAGGACGGCGAGGAGATGAGCATCGGCGGAAAGACCTTCCGCTTCATCACCGTCCCCTGGCTCCACTGGCCGGACACGATGATAACCTACGTCGTCGAGGACAAGCTGATATTCAGCTGTGACGCCGGCGGTGGCTACTCGATTCCCGAAACCATAGACGACAGCGACGAGGAGGTCGTTCAGCGCTATCTGCCTTACGTCACCAAGTACATCGTCACCGTCATCGGCCACTACCACAAGTACATCGTCCAGAACCTCAAGAAGCTCAAGAACCTCGGAATCGTTGACGATGCCAGGATGATTCTACCCGGGCACGGAATAGCGTGGTGCCACAATCCGAAGAGAATCTTCGAGTTCTACGAGCGCGTCGGGGCCGGCGTTCCCGAGAAGGACAAGGTTCTCGTCGTCTACGACTCGATGTACGGCTTCGTCGAGCGGAGAATGGAGATAGTGCTCGACGAGCTTAAGAAGCTCGGAAAGAAGCCGGTAGTTTACCGCTTCACCGACAGGGAGGCTCCCGCCGTCAGCGACATCCTCGGCGAGGTTCCGAGCGCGGAAGCCATCGTAATCGGTGCATCGACCTTTGAGGCTGAGATACACCCGCGCATACGCTATACGCTCTTCGAGATGCTCGACAAGGCCAACTACGAGAAGCCCGTCCTAATCGTCGGAGCGTACGGCTGGGGCGGAGTTGCAGGAAGGAAGATAGAGACGCTGATAACGAGGAGCAAGTTCGACCACGTAGCTACCGTCGAGAGCAAGGGAATGCCGACCGAGGAGGACGAGGCCAAACTGAGGGAAGCCGTCAGGAAGCTCGTCGAGTGGGCCTCTTGA
- a CDS encoding NADPH-dependent FMN reductase, protein MKVKIVLGTGREGRESERVARYLLRKAKERFETELIDVRDYKLCHTHRWKVPPEVEDYRRKIIEADALIIVAPEYNGGFPGELKILLDTLFEEYEGLPVGIVTVSSVTGGARLLQELKLLATNYRMLPVSWVLFYNVGELFEGDELKDEKHRERVERFFARLEKYAKALKPIRDEVRRELR, encoded by the coding sequence ATGAAGGTTAAGATAGTCCTCGGAACGGGGAGAGAGGGCAGGGAAAGCGAGAGGGTTGCGAGGTATCTCCTCAGGAAAGCGAAGGAGCGCTTTGAGACAGAGCTTATAGACGTTCGAGACTATAAACTCTGCCACACCCACCGCTGGAAGGTCCCGCCCGAGGTCGAGGACTACCGGCGGAAGATAATCGAGGCCGACGCCCTAATCATCGTTGCCCCAGAGTACAACGGCGGTTTTCCCGGGGAGCTGAAGATTCTGCTCGATACCCTCTTCGAGGAGTACGAGGGGTTGCCAGTTGGAATCGTCACCGTTTCGAGCGTCACCGGTGGGGCGAGGCTCCTGCAGGAGTTAAAGCTCCTCGCGACGAACTACCGCATGCTACCCGTCTCGTGGGTGCTCTTCTACAACGTGGGCGAGCTTTTCGAGGGAGACGAGCTGAAGGACGAGAAGCACCGCGAGAGGGTTGAGCGCTTCTTCGCGAGGCTTGAAAAGTACGCAAAAGCTCTGAAGCCGATTAGGGACGAGGTCAGGAGGGAGCTGAGATGA
- a CDS encoding DUF996 domain-containing protein: protein MAVEERFVPISGRKYLLSGSLLFILAPLFGSFSLIATGLGLVVYLLGLYLWNVDVDSMPLKLFAVEMGLFAVALYLLTLSSRWVLLTPSWGFYKLVNSLAPAYPVLVANALVYRVRMGLFAESTGELNFNLAGNIYLIGALLFPVLIGVVLMAIARFVEAYSYWKLPLTAKTNVPINFSPKKAIAIFTASLILSPVLFHVPFESYSHSARSDGVALYWKNSGSLVAVDVLIAVPKDSCGVRAYVDGRAVGQNYDFMVFWGPFQSLLFLPGDAVIRYHLELKKMPENVTVSVCRTGVEYSRDLNGIEARTVENWTAVTFRLSK, encoded by the coding sequence GTGGCGGTTGAAGAAAGGTTTGTTCCCATAAGTGGGAGGAAATACCTTCTCTCGGGAAGTCTGCTTTTCATCCTCGCGCCGCTCTTCGGCTCGTTTTCTCTCATCGCCACGGGTCTCGGCCTCGTGGTTTACCTGCTCGGCCTCTACCTGTGGAACGTCGACGTTGACTCAATGCCACTCAAGCTCTTCGCGGTCGAGATGGGGCTTTTCGCTGTCGCACTTTATCTCTTAACCTTGAGCTCCAGGTGGGTCCTTCTCACTCCTTCCTGGGGCTTTTACAAACTCGTTAACTCCCTCGCGCCGGCTTATCCGGTTCTCGTGGCGAACGCTCTTGTGTACCGGGTGAGAATGGGCCTGTTCGCAGAGTCCACCGGGGAGCTGAACTTCAACCTCGCGGGAAACATCTACCTCATCGGCGCCCTCCTCTTTCCCGTTCTAATTGGCGTCGTTTTGATGGCCATCGCTCGCTTCGTCGAGGCCTATTCCTACTGGAAGCTACCCCTGACCGCGAAGACCAACGTTCCCATCAACTTCTCGCCGAAGAAGGCCATCGCGATTTTCACGGCTTCTCTTATCCTCTCGCCGGTTCTCTTCCACGTCCCATTTGAGTCGTACAGTCATTCGGCCCGGTCCGATGGGGTTGCGCTGTACTGGAAGAACTCGGGTTCCCTCGTGGCCGTGGACGTTCTAATTGCCGTTCCCAAAGACTCCTGCGGGGTTAGGGCGTACGTTGACGGCCGGGCGGTAGGGCAGAACTACGACTTTATGGTCTTCTGGGGTCCGTTTCAATCCCTTCTGTTCCTGCCCGGCGACGCGGTGATACGGTACCACCTTGAGCTCAAGAAAATGCCGGAGAACGTAACTGTCTCGGTCTGCAGAACGGGCGTTGAATACTCCCGGGACTTGAACGGGATTGAGGCCAGAACCGTTGAAAACTGGACCGCCGTAACGTTCAGACTCTCCAAATAA